A genomic segment from Flavobacterium sp. 9R encodes:
- a CDS encoding phosphotransferase enzyme family protein, with translation METLVTKVVSEFLGAVSITDIVTLQSGLINSTYKIATNKGIFVLQKMNQKVFPNINSLLNNKTKTTQFLSEIGFPTVTFLATKEGLLYSKLGEDIWQMSVYIPSFVKEKIESPAMAEKAGIHLAQFHKILLDFPIEQLEYTLPDFHNTPKRYTDFKSKLISASKERLQNASEEIEQLNYFYAKVASVALAIQEGKIPLRVVHNDTKISNMLFDAKGNIICIIDLDTIMPGSLLHDVGDALRSGTNTATEEEKDLTKVNFDANIYESFIKGYTKEAHSFMTTKELESLPLSLPLLLFEQACRFLSDYLDNDSYYATTYEEHNLVRAKTQIHLLKQVFSYIKSIHNN, from the coding sequence ATGGAAACACTAGTAACAAAAGTCGTATCTGAATTTTTAGGAGCAGTAAGCATTACTGATATTGTGACTCTTCAAAGTGGTTTGATTAATAGTACCTATAAAATTGCAACCAACAAGGGGATTTTTGTTTTACAAAAAATGAATCAAAAGGTCTTTCCTAACATCAATTCATTGTTGAACAATAAAACAAAAACAACTCAATTTTTAAGTGAAATTGGCTTCCCCACTGTTACATTTCTTGCTACTAAAGAAGGGTTATTGTATAGTAAACTCGGTGAAGATATCTGGCAAATGTCGGTTTACATTCCCTCATTTGTAAAAGAAAAAATTGAGTCGCCTGCTATGGCGGAAAAAGCAGGTATTCATTTAGCGCAATTTCATAAAATACTGCTTGATTTTCCAATTGAACAATTAGAATATACCCTCCCCGATTTTCATAACACTCCCAAACGATATACCGATTTTAAGAGCAAGCTCATTAGTGCTTCAAAAGAGCGTTTGCAAAATGCCAGTGAGGAAATAGAACAACTCAACTATTTTTATGCAAAAGTAGCTTCGGTGGCTTTAGCTATTCAAGAAGGAAAAATTCCTTTGCGTGTTGTGCATAATGATACCAAAATAAGCAACATGCTCTTTGATGCAAAAGGCAATATCATCTGCATAATTGATTTAGATACGATTATGCCAGGTAGCCTTCTTCATGACGTTGGCGATGCCTTAAGGTCAGGAACAAATACCGCCACAGAGGAAGAAAAGGATTTGACCAAAGTAAATTTTGATGCCAATATTTACGAATCGTTTATAAAAGGATATACGAAAGAAGCACATTCATTTATGACTACAAAAGAATTAGAATCGCTCCCTCTCAGTCTTCCTTTATTACTTTTTGAACAAGCTTGTCGTTTTCTGTCAGACTATTTAGATAACGATTCGTATTATGCTACCACTTATGAAGAACATAACTTGGTTCGAGCAAAAACTCAAATTCATCTATTAAAACAAGTCTTCTCTTATATAAAAAGCATTCATAATAACTGA